Sequence from the Aspergillus nidulans FGSC A4 chromosome III genome:
CTGAACGATGATCAGCTTACTGTCTACTGCCTCCGCGTGAGAGCTATGCTAAGATTTCAGAGGTTCCGTTTGTCGAGATACATGCTGATCCAAGACCTATCCACATTGGAAACCACCCAGCGCGCTCTTTGGCCTTCCGTGCATCCTAGCATCAATGGAAAATCCCTCCAGGAGCGACTGATCGGCATGAGTCTACCCTGTGTATAGAAGAGCGGTCATCCCCAGTCCGGAGATTCCTCGGTCAGCAGAAGACGGGAAGTGCGGCCCAATGCCGCAGGTCAGATGGGGCCTCCGTCTCAAAAGATGGCCATAATGTTCGGCGGAGACGACACACCCCCTGGCATGTTGAGTGGAATCGACGCTACGAAGAAGCTCCAGCGCTTGTGTTCAATGCACATTCGAGCTAGAGCTTCCAGATCGAAAAGTTCGCCTGTTCGAAACAATTAGCAGAGCTAACAGGTCAATCCTGATCGCAACGGCCCATCGCACTTACCAATTGGCATTCCCCATCCAGCCAGAACGTACTCATGCAGGAAAATATCGGACTGAGGCGGATAAACCTGCCGAGGTCAGTTTCTTTTTCCTAGACGGCTGTGATTGCGGTCTGTAAACATAAACGGTCAGCTCACCTCCCAACTGATAGCGTCACTGGCAATCGCAGCGAATTTCTCATTCCATAGCCACCGCAGCATATCCTCGGTGGCTTCCACGCCGGCGTGTAAGGGTTTGCTGTTGTTGGAATACTCTTGCTTCTGGGCCTCCGTCATAGTATCCCATTCTTCGGTAACCCCAATCCGCACAAATAGGATATCGCCCTTCTTGAATTCAATCTCGCATTCTTTGGCAATCTCCTGTATATCCGACAGGCGGACTTGATGGGTCGAGAAGGTGCTGTACTTGatccctttcttcttcgcccaACTGGCGTAGTCAATCAAGACGCCGCGGCCTGTGTACCGGCACATTAAGGTTAGAACAGAACCCCAGGGCGTCTTACCGCGGGGTGGCCGCCATACCTGCAATGCCTTCCTTGGCCCAATGCTGCATGCCGATGCGGTCATTCTTCCGATCGTAGATCTCGGCAGCTGTTGTACCGCCATAGAAGACACGCTCGCTCTGTCCAGGAACGGTCTGGGAAAAATGTCGAAGCCCGTCCCATTGGCTACTCTGTTCTAGACTGGCATTAGCGTTAGGGTTACGGAGAACCAACCAAAAACAAAACGAAAGCAACCTACGCGGATTGAATTCGTAATAGTCATCGAACGCCAAACCGTCTAGCAGTGGCACGATTCGATGTTTACACGGCTGTCGACCGAGATTGGGATACCCCAATTCCGTCAATGTCCACCCCATGGTAACGCGACGGCCAGTCCGAATTTCGGACGCTGCCGCCCCGTGAACCACCTCTGGGGTCAGCATGCCGAGCTttgcctttccttcctcttcgcttccGGGCTCTCCTACCCACACCTGTCTGGGGTTGGCTAGCTCATCATAGGGAATGTCGTAGGGCGACTGGGACAACTTGCTGTCTGCCATCTTGGCTCAGTGCTGGCTCAGTATCTCCTGCACCAGACTGTCCGTGAGTTGGAAAAATCAGATAGGCTTATGTTGATGCGGGGTCGAGGCGATGCTGGGATGTATGCAACTGCGTATGCCTTGCTTGGGTCGTGGGCTGGCGCAGGTCTATCCGTCTTTAAATCGACCATTTCATGCATCGGCTTGTAGATGGGGCCTACGCTGGCTCCAAGCTTTGCGAGCTGAATTACCGGATCAAGTGGACTAACTGACGGCATTTGACAAGCGAGGCCCTGCTGCATGTTCCTCTCACGCTGGGTACAAAGTGAGGAAGTGGTACCGAATTGGACCAGATCGGCTGCACTCCGTTAGGCCGCCTCAACAACCAGCCCCCTTCTCAGGGTAGTGGGAAAATTAACTAGCTCCCCCCAATAGAGCATATGGCGAGA
This genomic interval carries:
- a CDS encoding uncharacterized protein (transcript_id=CADANIAT00005318) — its product is MADSKLSQSPYDIPYDELANPRQVWVGEPGSEEEGKAKLGMLTPEVVHGAAASEIRTGRRVTMGWTLTELGYPNLGRQPCKHRIVPLLDGLAFDDYYEFNPQQSSQWDGLRHFSQTVPGQSERVFYGGTTAAEIYDRKNDRIGMQHWAKEGIAGRGVLIDYASWAKKKGIKYSTFSTHQVRLSDIQEIAKECEIEFKKGDILFVRIGVTEEWDTMTEAQKQEYSNNSKPLHAGVEATEDMLRWLWNEKFAAIASDAISWEVYPPQSDIFLHEYVLAGWGMPIGELFDLEALARMCIEHKRWSFFVASIPLNMPGVPATPKAPEVLDQSNISKFQHASIVMDVFETRG